One window from the genome of Natrialba magadii ATCC 43099 encodes:
- a CDS encoding enoyl-CoA hydratase/isomerase family protein, protein MRVHDDNAVRYLTFDRPDSRNAFTAEVARELAAELESLDPNDLDAVVLTGEGQAFSAGGDIEAMAERDETPQEAADRVRETVGRVAEQLLTSSVPIIAKVNGDAVGAGLSLVAAADFAYAADSARFGATFINVGLVPDMGGSVTLPQLVGLRTAKDLVLTGRLIDAETAADLDLVNETVSDDDLDDRVADCIETLAAKPTANIGLAKRAIHDNLGRSWSDGLEYEALTQSLAYGTPAHEEGVDAFLNRRTPSFDGSAREDTDQNN, encoded by the coding sequence ATGCGGGTTCACGACGACAACGCCGTCCGCTACCTCACGTTCGACCGCCCCGACAGCCGGAACGCGTTCACCGCCGAGGTCGCCCGCGAGCTGGCGGCCGAACTCGAGTCCCTCGACCCGAACGACCTCGACGCCGTCGTTTTGACGGGCGAGGGACAGGCCTTCAGCGCCGGCGGCGACATCGAGGCGATGGCCGAGCGCGACGAGACGCCACAGGAAGCCGCCGACCGGGTTCGGGAAACCGTCGGCCGGGTCGCCGAACAGCTGCTAACGAGTTCGGTGCCGATCATCGCGAAGGTCAACGGCGACGCCGTCGGCGCGGGTCTCTCGCTCGTCGCCGCCGCGGACTTCGCTTACGCCGCCGACTCCGCCAGATTCGGCGCGACGTTCATCAACGTCGGCCTCGTCCCCGACATGGGCGGCTCGGTCACGCTCCCGCAACTCGTCGGGCTGCGCACCGCAAAGGACCTCGTGCTCACCGGCCGACTGATCGACGCCGAGACGGCCGCAGACCTCGATCTGGTCAACGAAACGGTCTCCGACGACGATCTCGACGACCGCGTTGCGGATTGCATCGAAACACTCGCTGCAAAGCCGACCGCCAACATCGGCCTCGCAAAGCGCGCCATCCACGACAACCTGGGCCGGTCGTGGTCGGATGGACTCGAGTACGAGGCACTCACCCAGTCACTGGCGTACGGGACGCCGGCACACGAGGAGGGCGTGGATGCGTTCCTGAATCGGCGGACGCCGTCGTTCGACGGGAGTGCTCGTGAGGACACGGACCAAAATAACTGA
- a CDS encoding MaoC family dehydratase, with the protein MAYSYEPHYFEDFEEGQEFESVGRTVTEADFVMHSALSGDWTELHTNKHYAEDGPFEGRIAHGPMTFVQATGFVYRTGIVERTAFAFLGMNYMDLPNPVYIGDTLSLEMEVTEKKDVSSRDDAGLVVLDTVMTNQDDTVVFEGDMKFLIKTTSGESA; encoded by the coding sequence ATGGCATACAGTTACGAGCCACACTACTTCGAGGATTTCGAAGAAGGCCAGGAGTTCGAAAGCGTCGGTCGGACCGTCACCGAGGCCGATTTCGTCATGCACTCGGCGCTGTCGGGCGACTGGACCGAACTGCACACGAACAAACACTACGCCGAGGACGGCCCCTTCGAGGGGCGCATCGCCCACGGCCCGATGACGTTCGTCCAGGCGACCGGCTTCGTCTACCGGACCGGCATCGTCGAGCGGACCGCCTTCGCCTTCCTCGGGATGAACTACATGGACCTCCCGAACCCGGTCTACATCGGCGACACGCTCTCGCTCGAGATGGAGGTCACCGAGAAGAAGGACGTCAGCAGCCGTGACGACGCCGGCCTCGTCGTCCTCGATACCGTGATGACGAACCAGGACGACACTGTCGTCTTCGAGGGCGACATGAAGTTCCTCATCAAGACCACAAGCGGCGAGTCGGCCTAG
- a CDS encoding helix-turn-helix domain-containing protein, producing the protein MIEECLAVEFRVHDDDCPLAEATRAVGDGIDVDARPPQRRDDGYDLLQFSSAQSDALVDQLESDDRIRYLHVSRTNGRSRYRCLSKQPCVVHRLVDAGLIVETLQYRDGAAMIFGAVVGRDVLKGVMEAAGETVGVRLERVYPLQAEARETPTQRWDLTPAQEECIRTALEMGYFAIPRETSSESVAAELGISKSAFLERLRRAEEALFRQIFS; encoded by the coding sequence ATGATCGAGGAGTGTCTCGCCGTCGAATTTCGCGTCCACGACGACGACTGCCCGCTCGCCGAGGCAACCCGCGCCGTCGGCGACGGAATCGACGTCGACGCCCGTCCACCACAGCGGCGCGACGACGGCTACGACCTCCTCCAGTTCAGTTCCGCCCAGTCCGACGCGCTCGTCGACCAACTCGAGTCCGATGACCGCATTCGCTACCTCCACGTCTCCCGAACGAACGGGCGCTCTCGGTACCGCTGTCTCTCGAAACAGCCCTGCGTGGTCCACCGGCTCGTCGATGCCGGCCTGATTGTCGAAACCCTCCAGTACCGCGACGGTGCGGCTATGATCTTTGGTGCTGTGGTTGGCCGAGACGTTCTCAAGGGCGTCATGGAAGCCGCGGGGGAGACGGTCGGTGTCCGACTCGAACGCGTCTACCCGCTCCAGGCCGAAGCCAGGGAGACGCCGACCCAGCGGTGGGACCTCACCCCAGCCCAGGAGGAGTGTATCCGGACGGCACTCGAGATGGGCTACTTCGCGATTCCTCGTGAGACGTCCTCGGAGTCGGTCGCGGCGGAACTGGGGATCAGCAAGTCGGCATTTCTGGAACGGCTTCGGCGGGCAGAAGAGGCACTGTTCCGCCAGATTTTCAGTTGA
- a CDS encoding PaaI family thioesterase produces the protein MDTEAFFEGMPFASLLGIDVTECADGHAEGELEMTEDLSWNEDQLMAHGGVTFTLADTVGGAALVSLVDQPVPTIDMRIDYLSAGTGDLYAEAEVVRCGSDVGVVDVDVYAAEDETHIADARGVYKTG, from the coding sequence ATGGACACCGAAGCCTTCTTCGAGGGTATGCCCTTCGCATCGCTGCTTGGCATCGACGTCACGGAGTGCGCCGACGGTCACGCCGAAGGGGAACTCGAGATGACCGAGGACCTCTCCTGGAACGAAGATCAGTTGATGGCCCACGGCGGCGTCACGTTCACGCTAGCGGATACTGTCGGCGGGGCTGCACTCGTCTCGCTGGTCGACCAGCCGGTGCCGACGATCGACATGCGGATCGACTACCTGTCGGCCGGGACGGGAGATCTCTATGCCGAGGCCGAGGTCGTCCGCTGTGGCAGCGACGTGGGCGTCGTCGATGTCGACGTGTACGCGGCTGAAGACGAGACGCACATCGCCGATGCGCGTGGCGTGTATAAGACGGGATAG
- the paaD gene encoding 1,2-phenylacetyl-CoA epoxidase subunit PaaD, protein MSSNRPESTETDATPCAYTEYRSADGDVAAELPATGADATGLESDIWEALYEIEDPEMPISIVDLGLIYGVNVAEGVATVDMTLTYSGCPAREMLTEEVEETAAAVEGVDDAELRLVWNPPWTVDLVTEQGKEDLREFGLSI, encoded by the coding sequence ATGAGTAGCAATCGTCCAGAATCGACCGAGACCGATGCAACGCCCTGCGCCTACACCGAGTACCGATCGGCCGATGGCGACGTTGCCGCAGAGCTCCCAGCAACTGGTGCGGACGCGACCGGACTCGAGTCCGATATCTGGGAGGCCCTCTACGAAATCGAAGATCCGGAGATGCCGATCAGCATCGTCGACCTCGGGCTGATCTACGGCGTCAACGTTGCTGAGGGCGTCGCGACCGTCGACATGACGCTCACCTACTCGGGCTGTCCGGCGCGAGAAATGCTAACCGAGGAGGTCGAGGAGACGGCAGCGGCGGTCGAGGGCGTCGACGACGCCGAGCTTCGGCTCGTCTGGAATCCGCCGTGGACGGTCGATCTGGTAACCGAACAGGGGAAAGAAGATCTGCGGGAGTTCGGCCTAAGCATCTGA
- the paaE gene encoding 1,2-phenylacetyl-CoA epoxidase subunit PaaE — MRRHTNPDPSTTTSGETTGASCPYCESTNTVREHPKGPSLCRSMHYCNECEQPFEAFG, encoded by the coding sequence ATGAGGAGACACACCAACCCGGACCCGAGCACCACGACGAGCGGCGAGACGACGGGCGCGTCGTGTCCGTACTGCGAGTCGACGAACACCGTCCGCGAGCACCCGAAAGGGCCGTCGCTCTGTCGATCGATGCACTACTGTAACGAGTGCGAGCAGCCCTTCGAAGCGTTCGGGTGA
- a CDS encoding NAD-dependent epimerase/dehydratase family protein, translating into MTSEHADATVLVTGGTGFIGSYVARDLLEYGHDVVAYDLSTDTEILEKLGVADDVEVRRGDISEPTEVIRAVKETGATHIIHLAALLTTTARENPRAAADVNILGTNNVFEAARTLDEQVERVAWASSAAAYAPPHNYDADWVDEGELVYPDTLYGATKEYNEHQARVYHEEYGLDHVALRPTVAYGPYRETGGSAFLANIIEKPALGEPYSVDYGDQAIDWQHVADIAQAFRKAAFTPEDELTQRVYNVRGVLATVREAAEAVETVLPDADIDVSDDGELPWTQNLDMTAAQSDLGYDPEYDLESGFRQYINVLREEHGLESV; encoded by the coding sequence ATGACGAGCGAGCACGCCGACGCCACCGTCCTGGTGACCGGCGGCACCGGCTTTATCGGCTCCTACGTCGCTCGCGACCTACTCGAGTACGGCCACGATGTGGTCGCCTACGATCTCTCGACGGACACGGAGATTCTCGAGAAACTCGGCGTCGCGGACGACGTCGAGGTCCGCCGCGGCGACATCTCGGAGCCGACGGAAGTCATCCGAGCGGTCAAGGAGACTGGCGCGACGCACATCATCCACCTCGCTGCGCTTCTGACGACGACGGCGCGGGAGAACCCGCGCGCGGCGGCCGACGTGAATATCCTGGGGACGAACAACGTCTTCGAGGCCGCGCGTACGCTCGACGAGCAGGTCGAGCGCGTCGCCTGGGCCTCTTCCGCGGCGGCCTACGCCCCGCCGCACAACTACGACGCCGACTGGGTCGACGAAGGCGAACTCGTCTACCCGGATACGCTCTACGGCGCGACGAAGGAGTACAACGAGCACCAGGCACGAGTCTACCACGAGGAGTACGGCCTTGACCACGTTGCACTCCGGCCGACCGTCGCCTACGGTCCGTACCGCGAAACCGGCGGCTCGGCGTTCCTCGCGAACATCATCGAGAAGCCGGCGCTCGGCGAGCCTTACAGCGTCGACTACGGCGACCAGGCCATCGACTGGCAACACGTCGCGGACATCGCCCAGGCGTTCCGGAAGGCGGCCTTTACACCCGAGGACGAGCTCACCCAGCGCGTGTACAACGTCCGGGGCGTCCTCGCGACGGTTCGCGAGGCTGCTGAGGCGGTCGAAACCGTGCTCCCGGACGCCGACATCGACGTCTCCGACGACGGCGAACTTCCCTGGACGCAGAATCTGGATATGACGGCTGCTCAGTCCGATCTGGGGTACGACCCCGAGTACGATCTCGAATCCGGCTTCCGCCAGTACATCAACGTGCTTCGGGAGGAGCACGGACTCGAGTCGGTCTGA
- the paaC gene encoding 1,2-phenylacetyl-CoA epoxidase subunit PaaC, with translation MATSDFSDPENLSARERQALESLIKRLADDEFVLAERYTEWQVRAPTLESDLALANNAQDELGHARLWYDVLGDLGYTERELVYERDPAEFRHSTLVELPFEEGDWADAVLRSYLYDVAEELRLEALEDSSSPKIANRVAKIQQEEGYHREHAQNWLERLAEGESDSGEGHERLQAALDRLFPHALTIFEPCAPPRDASDASGDEPRAAGSDIEADIVDLGLRTATLEELGEEWLAIVVPYLESLGLDVPESGQTGDGEFEFEVTQETLPDERGRDGTHTDAWVDLYDDFTHTYRELGRSEPTKIMETPE, from the coding sequence ATGGCGACATCAGATTTCAGTGACCCCGAGAACCTGAGCGCTCGCGAACGCCAGGCACTCGAGTCCCTGATCAAACGGCTCGCCGACGACGAGTTCGTCCTCGCCGAGCGCTACACCGAGTGGCAGGTCCGCGCGCCGACACTCGAGTCCGACCTCGCGCTGGCGAACAACGCACAGGACGAACTCGGACACGCCCGGCTCTGGTACGACGTGCTTGGAGACCTCGGATACACGGAGCGAGAACTCGTCTACGAGCGCGATCCGGCGGAGTTCCGTCACAGTACGCTCGTCGAGCTTCCCTTCGAAGAGGGCGACTGGGCGGACGCAGTGCTCCGGTCGTATCTCTACGACGTGGCCGAGGAGCTTCGACTGGAAGCACTCGAAGACTCGTCGTCACCGAAAATTGCGAACCGAGTCGCGAAGATTCAGCAGGAAGAGGGGTATCACCGCGAGCATGCCCAGAACTGGCTCGAACGGCTGGCCGAGGGCGAGAGCGACAGTGGAGAAGGCCACGAGCGACTGCAGGCAGCGCTCGACCGGCTGTTTCCGCATGCGCTGACGATCTTCGAGCCGTGTGCGCCGCCACGCGACGCGAGCGACGCGAGCGGCGACGAGCCGCGAGCAGCCGGCTCCGACATCGAGGCAGACATCGTCGACCTCGGTCTCCGAACCGCGACACTCGAGGAGCTCGGTGAGGAGTGGCTCGCGATCGTCGTTCCATACCTCGAGTCGCTCGGCCTCGACGTTCCCGAGAGCGGGCAGACAGGTGACGGCGAGTTCGAATTCGAGGTCACCCAGGAGACGCTCCCCGACGAACGCGGCCGGGACGGCACCCACACCGACGCGTGGGTCGACCTCTACGACGACTTCACGCACACCTACCGCGAACTGGGGCGCAGCGAGCCAACGAAAATCATGGAAACTCCGGAGTGA
- the paaK gene encoding phenylacetate--CoA ligase PaaK codes for MGYTQRETVPRTEIRELQNERLRETVRTAYENVDFYRDELEAAGVAPADIQTVEDIHALPFTTKEDFRDEYPDGLFAVGDEDVQRIHASSGTTGKPKIVPYTEGDIDVWSEVVARSLAAAGVEPGDTVQNAYGYGLFTGGLGLHYGIEELGATVIPVGGGQTQRQIELLQDLESDSLCCTPSYSLYLAETAAEMGIDVADLPVSTVIFGAEPCTDPMREEIEARLGVTGIDLYGLSEIIGPGVSIECHEAQDGLHIWEDHFYPEVIDPTTGEVLPEGEEGELVLTTLSKAALPVLRYRTGDLTTLTTDECDCGRTMVRMDNVTGRADDLIIVRGVNCYPSEIEDVVLEFDAVEPYYRIDLTREDGLDRMAVTVEHEAGLSGAERKTLRDRLLTRLENVLSFTPDELTLVGPGEIERTEVGKVKRVYDHR; via the coding sequence ATGGGTTACACGCAGCGAGAGACGGTCCCACGGACGGAGATCAGGGAGTTACAGAACGAACGGCTCCGAGAGACGGTTCGAACCGCCTACGAGAACGTCGACTTCTACCGCGACGAACTCGAGGCGGCCGGTGTCGCGCCAGCGGATATCCAGACCGTCGAAGACATTCACGCCCTGCCGTTTACCACGAAGGAGGACTTTCGTGACGAGTATCCGGACGGCCTCTTTGCCGTCGGTGACGAGGATGTGCAACGAATTCACGCCTCCTCGGGGACGACCGGAAAGCCGAAAATCGTCCCCTACACCGAGGGCGATATCGACGTCTGGAGCGAGGTCGTCGCCCGCTCGCTCGCCGCAGCGGGCGTCGAACCGGGTGACACTGTCCAGAACGCCTACGGCTACGGGCTGTTCACCGGTGGTCTCGGCCTCCACTACGGCATCGAGGAACTCGGCGCGACGGTGATCCCAGTCGGCGGCGGTCAGACCCAGCGCCAGATCGAACTCCTCCAGGATCTGGAGAGCGATTCGCTCTGCTGTACGCCGTCGTACTCGCTGTATCTCGCGGAGACGGCGGCCGAGATGGGTATCGACGTGGCAGACCTCCCCGTTTCGACCGTCATCTTTGGTGCTGAGCCCTGTACCGATCCGATGCGCGAGGAAATCGAAGCGCGCCTCGGCGTCACCGGTATCGACCTCTACGGCCTCTCGGAGATCATCGGCCCCGGGGTCTCGATCGAGTGTCACGAGGCCCAGGACGGCCTGCACATCTGGGAGGACCACTTCTATCCCGAAGTGATCGACCCGACGACCGGCGAGGTGCTGCCCGAGGGCGAGGAGGGCGAACTCGTCCTCACGACGCTCTCGAAAGCGGCGCTCCCGGTCTTGCGCTATCGGACGGGCGATCTGACGACGCTGACCACCGACGAATGCGACTGTGGCCGAACGATGGTCCGCATGGACAACGTCACCGGCCGCGCCGACGACCTCATCATCGTCCGCGGCGTCAACTGCTACCCGAGCGAAATCGAGGACGTGGTACTCGAGTTCGATGCCGTCGAGCCGTACTATCGGATCGATCTTACGCGGGAGGACGGCCTCGACAGGATGGCGGTGACGGTCGAGCACGAGGCTGGGCTGAGTGGGGCTGAGCGTAAGACGTTGCGGGACCGACTGCTGACGCGACTCGAGAACGTGCTTTCGTTCACGCCGGACGAGTTGACGCTCGTCGGGCCTGGTGAGATCGAACGGACGGAGGTCGGGAAGGTGAAACGGGTGTACGACCACCGGTAG
- a CDS encoding IclR family transcriptional regulator has translation MTTHSDHRPVETVETAIDLLGVLKQAGRTGMGVTEVATELGLAKSTAHRHLQTLADRGLIVRAGDSYRLSSWFLDYGIHVRNQHPLYDLARPKVDELAAETDEKVWCVIEEDDIGVHLYGATGKHSVTTHARVGNRTPLHQFAAGKAILANLPDGQIDRIIDGHGLNERTPQTITDPGELRAELESIREQGYALNREESVPGVHAVGAPVRDENGHAIGAISIAGPANRLRGELLTQDLPDLLLGAVNEVEVNLAHV, from the coding sequence ATGACAACACACTCGGATCACCGACCCGTCGAAACCGTCGAGACGGCGATTGACCTGCTCGGCGTGCTCAAACAGGCCGGACGGACAGGCATGGGCGTTACCGAGGTCGCAACCGAACTGGGACTCGCAAAGAGCACCGCACATCGCCACCTCCAGACGCTCGCCGACCGCGGCCTGATCGTCCGTGCGGGCGACAGCTACCGCCTCAGTTCCTGGTTTCTCGACTACGGGATTCACGTCCGGAACCAACACCCACTGTACGACCTCGCTAGACCGAAGGTGGACGAACTCGCCGCCGAAACCGACGAGAAGGTCTGGTGTGTGATCGAAGAGGACGACATCGGGGTCCACCTCTACGGCGCAACGGGAAAACACTCGGTTACGACCCACGCTCGCGTCGGCAATCGCACGCCCCTACACCAGTTCGCCGCCGGCAAAGCGATCCTCGCGAACCTCCCGGACGGACAGATCGACCGGATCATCGACGGCCACGGGCTGAACGAACGGACGCCGCAGACGATTACGGACCCGGGCGAATTGCGGGCCGAACTCGAGTCCATCCGCGAGCAGGGCTACGCACTCAACCGGGAAGAGTCCGTCCCGGGCGTCCACGCTGTGGGTGCGCCAGTCCGAGACGAAAACGGGCACGCCATAGGGGCCATCAGCATCGCCGGTCCCGCAAACCGGCTTCGCGGTGAGTTGCTCACGCAGGACCTGCCTGATCTCCTGCTCGGTGCGGTCAACGAGGTCGAGGTCAATCTGGCTCACGTCTGA
- a CDS encoding HD domain-containing protein: MTDFETQVRDAFPELESIEDEGLREQVVEAWVLGLERGGWQDISDIPYAWNIDEVTNVEHVRGVARIAIDAAAQQREFHGAAPDLDTIVAACLLHDVGKCYEYPPFVADDLLDDPDPRYVSEEIPHSISGYALAHEVGCPLAVQRAIPHFLGEVPTRTLEAELVKSANSASSNAITQSAMGITLQEWVEEYSQTS, from the coding sequence ATGACTGACTTCGAAACACAGGTCCGCGACGCCTTCCCCGAACTCGAGTCCATCGAGGACGAGGGCCTCCGCGAGCAGGTCGTCGAGGCGTGGGTGCTCGGACTCGAGCGCGGCGGCTGGCAGGATATTTCGGATATTCCCTACGCCTGGAATATCGACGAGGTGACCAACGTCGAGCACGTCCGCGGTGTGGCACGGATCGCGATCGACGCCGCCGCACAACAGCGTGAGTTCCACGGCGCTGCCCCCGATCTGGACACCATCGTCGCGGCGTGTCTTCTCCACGACGTGGGCAAGTGCTACGAGTACCCGCCGTTCGTCGCGGACGACCTGCTCGACGACCCCGACCCGCGCTACGTCAGCGAGGAGATTCCCCACTCGATTTCGGGCTATGCGCTCGCCCACGAGGTCGGCTGTCCGCTCGCAGTGCAGCGGGCGATTCCGCACTTCCTGGGAGAAGTTCCGACGCGGACGCTCGAGGCCGAACTCGTCAAAAGTGCCAACTCGGCGTCCTCGAACGCGATTACGCAGTCCGCGATGGGGATCACGCTGCAGGAGTGGGTCGAGGAGTACTCGCAAACGTCCTGA
- the paaA gene encoding 1,2-phenylacetyl-CoA epoxidase subunit PaaA gives MDLNTVKERAGPREFSPADDLPREYREAATRMIEFHANSEIMGAYLERPFIRQSPSIDRKLAFSAKVQDEIGHGQLLYRAAESLGVKTREEMLDDLANGDGKFLNCFHYPLKSWVEVPMISFFVDGAAMRRQATLRRTSWEPYAHAMDKVCFEEGFHVKHGEDILKELMTGSRKEQQLTQEAFEEWWPRIIQFFGPTDDKSTHHDFASAVGLKQQSNDDLRNAFLDQYIPKARKYGLEIPDEPRIRERDDGTYAVEEDDLDWDEFFTIAKNEYEPGLGQINGRKHAQEAVDWVRETIEADTPTAGGHEPQAAD, from the coding sequence ATGGATCTTAACACAGTGAAGGAGCGCGCGGGGCCGCGGGAGTTCAGCCCCGCGGACGACCTTCCCAGGGAGTACCGGGAGGCGGCGACCCGGATGATCGAGTTCCACGCCAACAGCGAGATCATGGGGGCGTACCTCGAGCGGCCGTTCATCCGCCAGTCGCCGAGCATCGACCGCAAACTGGCGTTCTCCGCGAAGGTCCAGGACGAAATCGGCCACGGGCAGTTGCTCTACCGCGCGGCGGAATCGCTCGGCGTGAAGACTCGCGAGGAGATGCTCGACGACCTCGCAAACGGCGACGGCAAGTTCCTCAACTGCTTTCACTACCCACTCAAAAGCTGGGTCGAAGTGCCGATGATCTCGTTCTTCGTCGACGGTGCGGCCATGCGCCGGCAGGCGACCCTGCGCCGGACCAGTTGGGAGCCCTACGCCCACGCCATGGATAAGGTGTGCTTCGAGGAAGGCTTCCACGTCAAACACGGCGAGGATATCCTGAAGGAGCTGATGACTGGCTCCCGAAAAGAACAGCAGTTGACCCAGGAAGCCTTCGAAGAGTGGTGGCCGCGTATCATCCAGTTCTTCGGCCCAACTGACGACAAGAGCACCCACCACGACTTCGCGTCCGCAGTCGGGTTAAAACAGCAGTCCAACGACGACCTGCGAAACGCCTTCCTCGATCAGTACATTCCGAAGGCGCGCAAGTACGGCCTCGAGATTCCCGACGAGCCACGCATTCGCGAGCGCGACGACGGCACCTACGCCGTCGAGGAGGACGACCTCGACTGGGACGAGTTCTTCACCATCGCGAAGAACGAGTACGAACCGGGACTGGGCCAGATCAACGGCCGCAAGCACGCGCAGGAGGCCGTCGACTGGGTCCGTGAAACGATCGAAGCAGACACACCCACCGCCGGTGGCCACGAGCCACAGGCGGCCGACTAA
- a CDS encoding EthD domain-containing protein, translating to MYKHVALLVRQDDRSHEEFVDYWQTNHTPIAKEIEGVVRYQQVLPTDPENAEFDGIAELYFETLEDLHAALGSPGSRDYDPTKDVAAEARRDVDNFLAIDERPRLIGEEIVQKDEVSGDTDGLYKHSAFLVRQNGMSHEEFVDYWQENHTPIAREIEGVVKYNTVLPTDPENAEFDGVAELYFDDLEKLYDALGSEGSRDYDPDRGKAKEAREDVNNFLAIDERPRLIGRERLVTDEG from the coding sequence ATGTACAAGCACGTCGCACTCCTGGTCCGTCAGGATGACCGCTCTCACGAGGAGTTCGTCGACTACTGGCAGACCAATCACACCCCCATCGCGAAGGAAATCGAGGGCGTCGTTCGCTACCAGCAGGTGCTCCCGACCGACCCCGAGAACGCCGAATTCGACGGCATTGCCGAACTCTACTTCGAGACGCTCGAGGACTTGCACGCCGCGCTTGGCAGTCCCGGTTCGCGCGACTACGATCCGACAAAGGATGTTGCCGCAGAGGCCCGGCGAGACGTGGACAACTTCCTCGCGATCGACGAGCGACCGCGCCTCATCGGCGAGGAAATCGTCCAGAAAGACGAGGTCAGCGGCGATACTGACGGTCTCTACAAGCACTCGGCGTTCCTCGTCCGCCAGAACGGGATGAGCCACGAGGAGTTCGTCGACTACTGGCAGGAGAACCACACGCCCATTGCCCGCGAGATCGAGGGCGTCGTGAAGTACAACACGGTGCTTCCGACCGACCCCGAAAACGCCGAGTTCGACGGTGTCGCCGAACTCTACTTCGACGATCTGGAGAAGCTGTACGATGCGCTCGGCAGCGAGGGCTCACGGGACTACGATCCGGACCGCGGCAAGGCAAAGGAGGCCCGCGAAGACGTGAACAACTTCCTCGCGATCGACGAACGCCCGCGGCTCATTGGCCGCGAACGACTCGTCACAGACGAGGGGTGA
- a CDS encoding Lrp/AsnC family transcriptional regulator, with amino-acid sequence MTYESTNDDAPSWEFKDRDIAILCELSNDPQLSSRELTTVLEEQYDIDVSHVTVSESIRRMRDEGVFREAIIPNEEYYIFALFEFKFNAENFADRWRDAMEHIKQDKHTLFFFLSDGEYQWKTVMMFRNREEVSRWIHDCYTEYGDVIANVRNSAVHNVLKFKTDPRIYEDLGEERADE; translated from the coding sequence ATGACATACGAATCCACGAACGACGACGCACCGAGCTGGGAGTTCAAAGACCGCGACATCGCCATCCTCTGTGAACTCTCGAACGACCCGCAACTCTCCTCGCGCGAACTCACGACCGTACTCGAGGAGCAGTACGACATCGACGTCTCTCACGTCACCGTCAGCGAGTCCATTCGCCGGATGCGTGACGAGGGCGTGTTCCGTGAGGCAATCATCCCGAACGAGGAGTACTACATTTTTGCGCTCTTCGAGTTCAAGTTCAACGCGGAGAACTTCGCTGACCGCTGGCGGGACGCGATGGAGCACATCAAGCAGGACAAGCACACGCTGTTTTTCTTCCTCTCGGACGGCGAGTACCAGTGGAAGACGGTGATGATGTTCCGCAACCGCGAGGAGGTCTCGCGGTGGATTCACGACTGTTACACGGAGTACGGTGATGTAATCGCGAACGTGCGCAACTCGGCGGTGCACAACGTCCTCAAGTTCAAGACGGATCCGCGAATCTACGAGGATCTGGGAGAGGAGCGAGCTGACGAGTAA
- the paaB gene encoding 1,2-phenylacetyl-CoA epoxidase subunit PaaB, whose product MIWEVFRQAKTGEYHTHCGNVHAPDREMAKQFAAIQHGRRKPTNSLWVVPREEIGEVGSDEVAFGGTTDKSYRWATAYNTTGTDAREVVESEDEQATAEKQRGDD is encoded by the coding sequence ATGATCTGGGAAGTCTTCCGCCAGGCGAAGACCGGTGAGTACCACACCCACTGTGGCAACGTCCACGCACCCGACCGCGAGATGGCCAAACAGTTCGCCGCCATCCAGCACGGCCGGCGCAAACCAACGAACAGCCTCTGGGTCGTCCCACGCGAAGAAATCGGCGAAGTCGGCAGCGACGAAGTCGCCTTCGGCGGCACAACGGACAAGAGCTACCGCTGGGCGACCGCCTACAACACGACCGGCACCGACGCCCGCGAGGTCGTCGAATCCGAAGACGAGCAAGCGACCGCCGAGAAACAACGAGGTGACGACTGA